In the genome of Bremerella sp. P1, the window CGAGTGTGGTGCCCAGCCAGACGGCACCGGTCGTGTTCACGCGGTCGATGATTTGTTCCGTGCGGGTTTCTTCGGGGAGGGAGCCTGCTTCGACATTGGTGGGGGCGCAGCGATGAAAGCCGGTCGCAATCCGCGTCTTCTCAGTCGCATCGGGCAGCAGGTCGCCAGCGATCTGCTCGAGCGTAAAACGATCGAAGGGCAGGTCGTCGTTCATCGCTTGAATGACCCAGTCACGATACGCCCAGATATCGCGGAGGTCGTCGCGCTGGAATCCATGCGAGTCGGCATAACGTGCCAGGTCGAGCCAGGGGCGTGCCCAGCGTTCACCAAATTGCGGACGTGCCAGAAGCTCGTCGACGATTTGACGATAGTGCTCGGGGGATGGATCGGCGACGAAGGCATCTACCTCCGCAGGCGTCGGCGGGAGGCCAATCAAATCAAAGTGAACTCGGCGAAGCAGCTTCTCTGGGGTCGCCGCCGGAGATGGTTCCAGTTCCAACGATTCCAGCTTCGCAAGAACGAAGTGATCGATCGGCGACTGTGCCCACTGCTTCTCCTTCACCGGCGGAAGTTTTGGTCGATCTGGTTTCACGTACGCCCAGTGCTTGGGTGGAGTGAAGCCTTCGGGCCAAGGTGCCCCGTCGGAAATCCAGCGGCGAAGAGAACGGACCTCACCGGGCGAGAGGGGATCCCCCACCGCAGGCATGATCTCGTCATGTCCCTTTGGCAACGTGACGCGACGTAAGAGTTCGCTATCTTCCGGATGCCCCGGCACAATACTGCCGGAATCGAACAGCGCCGTCCGCTCGTCAACGCGCAATCCGCCCTCTTGCGCATCGGCACCGTGGCATTCAAAGCAAGCCTTATGCAGAAGCGGATAGATTTCCTTCTCAAAGCGAACCGATGCATCATCCGCTGCGAACGTCAAAGCGTGCAGCAGTCCAAACGCGACAATAGCCGCGCAAACCGTCCAGAGTCGAACGAGGATGAAATGATGAGGCAGCTGGGACATACGGTAGCCACACTCGAATAGGGAAGGAGGGAAGTCGACAGAAATTGGAGGAGGGGCAGGGAATAATACCGCAATGCCCGAATTGCCATTCTAATGGATTGTCTGAAATTACGCGAGTCTTTTCTGGCCGAAAAATCGTGTCTGACCAGCCAAGATGTGGCAGCGAGGTCGCAATCGTTGCAGAATATCGGCAGTTTTCCAGTCAGCCGAGAGCCACTGTTCAGGACGAAACATGTCGAGCTACACGATACGATCGATGACGATTGACGATCAGAACGAAGTAACGTCGTTGATTTATCATTCGACGAACGCCTGGTATCAATCGCATGCCCGACCACCCATCTTCACCGGCGAGGTATCGGTTGCGAGCGTCTTTTGTGAAGTGTACGAAGCACTCGATCCAGGATGCTGCGTCGTGGCCCAGTGCGACGAGAGCGGCACGATCGCTGGATCCTGCTTCTACCATCCTCGTCCCACCCATGTGTCGCTGGGAATCATGAACGTTCATCCCGATCATTTCGGTGGAGGCATCGCGCGGAAGCTGTTGCAGTTCATTATTGATCTGGCCGAGAAGGATGATAGGCCAGTCCGCTTGGTGTCGAGTGCTTTGAACCTCGATTCGTTTTCGCTCTACAATCGAGCCGGTTTTGTGCCCCGGGCAACGTTTCAGGACATGTACCTGGAGGTTCCCGAAGATGGAATTCAAAGAGGCGCACCGCCTGAGAAACTAGAATGTGTTCGCCAGGCCACGATCGATGACCTGGATGCCATCGTCGCACTCGAAGAAGAATTACATCACATCCGGCGCCGCGGTGATTACCGCCACTTCCTGGAAAACGAGTCCGGTCTGTGGCACATGTCGGTCATCGAGAATCCAAGCGGCGGCATAAATGGCTTTCTGGCTTCGGTGTTTCACCCAGGCTCGAACATGTTAGGTCCAGGGGCGATGCGCACCCAGGAGGATGCCGCCGCGCTCATCTACAGCGAACTAGAACATCACGCCGGACGAACGCCGGTATGGCTTGTGCCGGTCGAAGCGAGCCAACTAGTCCAGAAACTGTACAGCTGGGGAGCGAGAAACTGCGAACTTCACTTTTCGCAAGTTCGCGGCAAGTGGACCAAGCCTGACGGCATCGTCATGCCCACGTTCATGCCCGAGACCAGCTAGGTCGTGGCGTCGTTACTTAAGGCCCAGTTCTTTTTCCCACCATTGGAGATACTCTTCCGGATTGACATCCCGCGACATGCCGCGGCGATCGTACGCCTTGCCAGACCATCGTAGGCTGGCCTTCAGCGTTTCCTGAAGACTGGGTTCCGGCTGATACCCTTGGTCGTTTGTATCAGCAATCCATTGGTCAAGATCATTGCGAAGGCTATTCAAGACCTTGGCGTACTTCGGGTCACCAGCCACGTTATTGGTTTCGTCCGGGTCCGCATTCAGGTCATACAGTTCTTCGGCCGGGCGAGTATCGGTCCAGAAAGCTGCTGGTGGTCCTTCGAGCTTGCCTCGTTGCTTAAGCACGCGCGCGACCGTCATCCCTGGATACTGAAGGTCTTTGTAACTGCTCGTCTGGGTGTAGGGACGCTCGGGGAAGTCGTTGCGAATGTACTTGAATGAATCGGTTCGCACACAGCGAATCCGATCCACGGCATCGCCGCACCGATCCCGCGCTGCGAAGATCATTTCTCGTCCTGGGAAGTCACTGTCCAGGAAATTCTGCCCGTCCATCCACTTCGGCACGGGGAGACCGGCCGCGGCAACGGTCGCCGCGCTAACATCGATCAGACTGACCATCTCCTTCTTGACGACGCCCGCCTGCAAATGTCCTGGCCAGCGTACTAGAAGGGGCACGCGTAGACCGCCGTCATAAAGCCACTGCTTGTCACGATAGTGTGGCCGCCCGTGATCGCCAAAGAAGAAGATCACCGTGTTATCGAGTTCCCCTTCTTGCTCGAGCCGTTTGAGAACGGATCCGACATGCTGATCGAGCGTTTCGATGCTGGCAAGGTAGTTCGCCCAATCCGCGCGGATGACCGGATGTTCGGGATAATACGGAGGGATCTCAACATCCGCAGCGCGGGTGATGTCCTTCGCCTGAACAAAGCCTCGGTGAGGTTCGTGGATCTGAATCTGGGCGAAGAAGGGCTGTCCTTTTGCGCGCTTCGACCAGTCGATGCCGTCGAACAGTTTGCCTTCGGTGGTGAAGTTATAGTCGGTTTTGCCGGCGCGGGTCATCGTGTTGTTGCTGTTGCTCAGATAGTACCCGGCATCTTTCAGCAGCGTAAGAATCGGAACGATCGGCTCAGGCAGCGATCGTTTGACTTCCGTCCGGTGGTGATGTGTCCCAGTGGCCGTTTGATAGACGCCTGTGATGAATGCAGAACGCGAAGACGAGCAGACCGGCGCAGTAGAAAAAGCCGCCGTATAACGCTGCCCTTCGCTCGCCAGGCGATCGATGTTTGGCGTGCTCACGCCCTGGTAACCGTAACAGCCCAACTCGGGACTGAGGTCATCGGCGATAATACAGACGATATTGGGGCGATCGGCTGCCCAGGCGGCCGTGCTCAGCGAGGAGACAGCAATCAGTACCAGCGTGCGGAGGATGTGCATAAGAACGTGTGTCGATAGGGAAGGTCAGGTGGGAATTCCAGATCTTCTATCATACCATCGGCTCGGCAGGCGTTCTATCAAGCAGGCTTATTGCGGGTGGTGTTCTCGCGAGGTCGTATTTCCGTGCCGATGGACGATTTCCGTCACCGATTGCTCACGCAGGTAGCCCAGCCATTCCAGCCGACCGTTGGCGAAGCATTGGGCAGGAAGGACGCGATAGCCGCGACGCTTCAACCGATCGATGTGGACAAGTGCCAACGTTCCGAAAACTCGAAGGCTGCCAGGTTCCGTGTCAGACAATCGCTGAACGAACTCTTCCTGCGTCTCCTCGCGGGCAAACTGCTTCATTTCTGAAGGCAGCAAGTTGAACCAATCGCCTTGCGTGTCGACGCTCAATTCCCAGGGAATACCGGCCATGTGGCACAGCACAAAACTCTTCGCCAGGTCGACCGTCGATACCTCCTCACCGGCGACTCGCACCACATGCGACGGTAGTGGGCGGTAGCGGAAGTCATTGTTTTCGCCATGCAATGCCGATGGATCGTGTTCCTGCGAGAAGTAGTGGTCCCACCAATAGGCGTAGCTGGTCGCGGCAGCATTGAGTTCCTGTCGATCTTCGTCCGAGGCAAGGCCTTCACCAACCTTCGCAACTAGGGCGTTCACTTCGGTTGAAAGCGGCTGTGCCGTCTGGGGCAGGGCGGTTTCGGTCCAGTCTCGGAAAGCGGCCACGTAGTTCGGGCCGCCAGCTTTCGCGCCAGGGCCGACGGCGGAATGCTTCCAACCGCCGAATGGTTGCCGCTGAACGATGGCGCCGGTCGTTGTTCGATTGATGTAGGCATTGCCCACTTCGACCGACTCGCGCCAGGTTTCGATTTCATCGACATCCAGCGAGTACAAACCGCCAGTCAGGCCGAACTCATTATTATTCTGAATACGGATCGCTTCCTCGAAGCTGTCCACGCAAATGATCCCTAGCACCGGGCCGAAGCATTCGGTGCGGTGATACCAGCTGCCAGGTTTCACACCCAGGCGAATTCCAGGGCTCCACAGGCACGGATTATTATCGAGCATCTTGGGCTCCAACAGCCAAGACTCGCCAGCGTCGAGCTGCGTCAGGCCGCGTGCCAGTTCGGCATGCGGAGGTCGGATGATTGGAGTAACGTCCGCTGACAGGTCCCAAGCCGGCGCGACATGCAAGCTTGCTGCCGCGTCACGCAGCTGGTTGCGGAACTGATCGCTTTGGTAGACGTCACGCAGCACAATCGCCAGGCTGGCCGCCGAGCACTTCTGGCCTGCGTGGCCAAAGGCACTTCGCACCAGGTCTTTGATCGCCAGGTCGAGGTCGGCCGCCGACGAGATGATCATGCTGTTCTTGCCGCTGGTCTCGGCATACAGACGCATCTCGGGACGCCACGATTGAAAGAGCTGCGCGGTCGAGTAGGCACCGGTCAGCACGACGATCGAAGTACGTGGATCACTCAACAGCGCCTTGCCGTCGTCGCCGTCGATCAGTGGCAGGAACTGAAGGACGTCGCGGGGGACGCCTGCTTCCCACAGCTGACAGGCCAGGTGCCAGGCCGTAAGTACGGTCTCCGGGGCTGGCTTCAGGATGACGCTGTTACCTGCCATCAGCGCGGCGAGACATCCGCCAGCGGGAATCGCATACGGGAAGTTCCAGGGCGGCGTGACCACAACAACCCCAGCGGGCGACGAGGTCGTACCGTCGTCCCAACCTTCGGTGTCGAGCGAGCGGCTGTAGTACTCGGCGAAGTCGATCGCTTCGCTGATCTCGGCATCGCTTTCGAGCACGGCCTTACCAGCGTCCCCCATCATGACGCCAATCGTTTCGGTACGCTGTTGGGCGGCTACGGACGCGAATTGCCGCAGGATCTGGGCACGATGCTCGACGCCGTGCTGCTCCCACTTCGGCTGAGCGATGGTCGCCGTATCGAGCGCCCGTTCCACGTGCGAAGCATCCCCATTGGCGTAGCGGTACAGAACCTTGCCGGGACGCGATGGGTCGAGGCCATCGGAAAGCGTTTCGGTCGTCTCCTCGTTACCGCCGACCTGCAAAGGAATGGTGCCGAACGACTTGTCCTTCCACACATCGACCAGCTCATCGATCCACTGGCGATTTGCTGGGATGGCGAAGTCGGTGTTGGCAGCGTTCTCGAATGGCTGGTCTGCCGCGGTTGGCGTGAAGTGTTCGGTACCGCGGTCTTGCTGGCGATTGGGGGTGGTTGCCAGATCGTCGGATTGAGCCAACTGGCAGGCAGCGAGGAATCGCTGACTTTGCTCGTGCCAGGCCGGCGAATCGAATTCCATGGCAAAGAGCGACCCCAGAAAGCTTCCTGGCTGGGTGTTTTCATCAAAGCGGCGAACCAGATAGGCGACTGCCGAGTCGAAGTCCGCGTCGTAGCAAATGGGGGAGTAGACGAGCAAGTCGCCTGTGCGGTCACGCATCTCGTGGGCCTGGGCGTTGGCCATCCCTTCCAGCATCTCGAAGTCGACACGATGGGCGACCTCGCGGTGTTGAGCCAAGCGAAGCGCGAACGCAATATCAAACAGGTTGTGGCTGGCCAGCCCGATGCGTACCGCCTTGGCGTTCTCAGGCCGAAAGGCGAACTCGAC includes:
- a CDS encoding bifunctional proline dehydrogenase/L-glutamate gamma-semialdehyde dehydrogenase — encoded protein: MSIVTHSQRKMDHSVFDVVAQEAIPLAAEILQASKARETAEDRANLAKVAGLINDHDGKELTVAMADQVLRIKNPRRSAHHLRSLVQQYGLPKYFSPLDRCLLQLGVWAAQVAPSLVMPLIRKRIQADSSHVIISAEPQPFARYLEKREQDGIRINLNQLGEAVLGEKEAQRRLQLYLERIQDPAIQYVSVKLSSVAAHISLTGYQETLAELKERLRILYRAAMSAGEGKHKFVNLDMEEYRDLYLTVDVFRSVLDEPEFQDLSAGIVLQAYLPDSHAVQQSLTQWAKQRVARGGADIKIRLVKGANLAMEQVEASLNGWPQAPYHTKHETDANYKRMVEFAFRPENAKAVRIGLASHNLFDIAFALRLAQHREVAHRVDFEMLEGMANAQAHEMRDRTGDLLVYSPICYDADFDSAVAYLVRRFDENTQPGSFLGSLFAMEFDSPAWHEQSQRFLAACQLAQSDDLATTPNRQQDRGTEHFTPTAADQPFENAANTDFAIPANRQWIDELVDVWKDKSFGTIPLQVGGNEETTETLSDGLDPSRPGKVLYRYANGDASHVERALDTATIAQPKWEQHGVEHRAQILRQFASVAAQQRTETIGVMMGDAGKAVLESDAEISEAIDFAEYYSRSLDTEGWDDGTTSSPAGVVVVTPPWNFPYAIPAGGCLAALMAGNSVILKPAPETVLTAWHLACQLWEAGVPRDVLQFLPLIDGDDGKALLSDPRTSIVVLTGAYSTAQLFQSWRPEMRLYAETSGKNSMIISSAADLDLAIKDLVRSAFGHAGQKCSAASLAIVLRDVYQSDQFRNQLRDAAASLHVAPAWDLSADVTPIIRPPHAELARGLTQLDAGESWLLEPKMLDNNPCLWSPGIRLGVKPGSWYHRTECFGPVLGIICVDSFEEAIRIQNNNEFGLTGGLYSLDVDEIETWRESVEVGNAYINRTTTGAIVQRQPFGGWKHSAVGPGAKAGGPNYVAAFRDWTETALPQTAQPLSTEVNALVAKVGEGLASDEDRQELNAAATSYAYWWDHYFSQEHDPSALHGENNDFRYRPLPSHVVRVAGEEVSTVDLAKSFVLCHMAGIPWELSVDTQGDWFNLLPSEMKQFAREETQEEFVQRLSDTEPGSLRVFGTLALVHIDRLKRRGYRVLPAQCFANGRLEWLGYLREQSVTEIVHRHGNTTSREHHPQ
- a CDS encoding sulfatase family protein, with product MHILRTLVLIAVSSLSTAAWAADRPNIVCIIADDLSPELGCYGYQGVSTPNIDRLASEGQRYTAAFSTAPVCSSSRSAFITGVYQTATGTHHHRTEVKRSLPEPIVPILTLLKDAGYYLSNSNNTMTRAGKTDYNFTTEGKLFDGIDWSKRAKGQPFFAQIQIHEPHRGFVQAKDITRAADVEIPPYYPEHPVIRADWANYLASIETLDQHVGSVLKRLEQEGELDNTVIFFFGDHGRPHYRDKQWLYDGGLRVPLLVRWPGHLQAGVVKKEMVSLIDVSAATVAAAGLPVPKWMDGQNFLDSDFPGREMIFAARDRCGDAVDRIRCVRTDSFKYIRNDFPERPYTQTSSYKDLQYPGMTVARVLKQRGKLEGPPAAFWTDTRPAEELYDLNADPDETNNVAGDPKYAKVLNSLRNDLDQWIADTNDQGYQPEPSLQETLKASLRWSGKAYDRRGMSRDVNPEEYLQWWEKELGLK
- a CDS encoding GNAT family N-acetyltransferase is translated as MSSYTIRSMTIDDQNEVTSLIYHSTNAWYQSHARPPIFTGEVSVASVFCEVYEALDPGCCVVAQCDESGTIAGSCFYHPRPTHVSLGIMNVHPDHFGGGIARKLLQFIIDLAEKDDRPVRLVSSALNLDSFSLYNRAGFVPRATFQDMYLEVPEDGIQRGAPPEKLECVRQATIDDLDAIVALEEELHHIRRRGDYRHFLENESGLWHMSVIENPSGGINGFLASVFHPGSNMLGPGAMRTQEDAAALIYSELEHHAGRTPVWLVPVEASQLVQKLYSWGARNCELHFSQVRGKWTKPDGIVMPTFMPETS